The following proteins are co-located in the Mesorhizobium sp. M1E.F.Ca.ET.045.02.1.1 genome:
- a CDS encoding DegQ family serine endoprotease → MISDTLLRAARRTLFAGATAFVVGIIAVPSFVTPTIASDGPPSVADLAERLLGAVVNISTSQTVKGTEGPGAVPMPQLPEGSPFQDFFDDFFKNRGGDKGGGGQKVQSLGSGFVIDADQGIVVTNNHVIADADDIEVNFSDGVTLKATLVGTDTKTDVAVLKVDPKGHKLTAVKFGDSTRMRVGDWVMAIGNPFGLGGTVTVGIISARNRDINSGPYDDFIQTDAAINRGNSGGPLFNAEGEVIGINTAIISPSGGSIGIGFSIPSQLAAGVVDQLRQYGETRRGWLGVRIQPVTDDIAESLGMATAKGALVAGVIKGGPVDNGTVQAGDVIIKFDGKDIHEMRDLPRVVAESPVGKAVDVVIVRKGVEQTVKVTLGRLEDGEKLASGENGTTDQDKGDKAAPMSTASVLGMTVGELNDQTRQKFGIAADVSGVVITDVAKDSAAAERGIQPGEVITEIAQESVGTPKDVMDRIGALKEQGRKNALLMLASKTGELRFVTIRMD, encoded by the coding sequence ATGATATCCGACACCCTGTTGCGCGCGGCGCGGCGCACGCTTTTCGCCGGCGCCACCGCATTCGTCGTCGGCATAATTGCCGTCCCGTCTTTCGTCACGCCCACGATCGCGTCCGACGGACCGCCCTCGGTCGCCGATCTCGCCGAACGCCTGCTCGGCGCCGTGGTCAACATCTCGACCTCGCAAACCGTGAAAGGCACGGAAGGCCCGGGCGCGGTGCCGATGCCGCAGCTTCCCGAAGGTTCGCCCTTCCAGGATTTCTTCGACGACTTCTTCAAAAACCGTGGCGGCGACAAGGGCGGCGGCGGGCAGAAGGTGCAGTCGCTGGGCTCCGGCTTCGTCATCGACGCCGACCAGGGCATTGTCGTGACCAACAACCATGTGATCGCCGATGCCGACGACATCGAGGTCAATTTCTCCGACGGCGTGACGCTGAAGGCGACGCTCGTCGGCACCGACACCAAGACCGACGTCGCGGTGCTGAAGGTCGACCCGAAGGGCCACAAGCTGACGGCCGTGAAGTTCGGCGATTCGACCAGGATGCGCGTCGGCGACTGGGTGATGGCGATCGGCAACCCGTTCGGCCTCGGCGGCACGGTGACGGTCGGCATTATCTCGGCGCGCAACCGCGACATCAACTCCGGCCCCTATGACGATTTCATCCAGACCGATGCCGCCATCAATCGCGGCAATTCCGGCGGTCCGCTGTTCAACGCAGAGGGGGAGGTGATCGGCATCAACACGGCGATCATCTCGCCGTCGGGCGGCTCGATCGGCATCGGTTTCTCGATTCCGTCGCAGCTTGCTGCGGGCGTGGTCGACCAGCTTCGCCAATACGGCGAGACGCGGCGCGGCTGGCTTGGCGTGCGCATCCAGCCGGTGACGGACGACATCGCCGAGAGTCTCGGCATGGCGACCGCCAAGGGCGCGCTGGTGGCCGGCGTCATCAAGGGCGGGCCGGTCGACAATGGCACGGTCCAGGCCGGCGACGTCATCATCAAATTTGACGGCAAGGACATCCACGAGATGCGCGACCTGCCGCGCGTCGTCGCCGAAAGCCCCGTCGGCAAGGCGGTCGACGTCGTCATCGTGCGCAAGGGCGTCGAGCAGACGGTGAAGGTAACTCTCGGCCGGCTCGAGGACGGCGAGAAGCTTGCCAGCGGCGAGAACGGGACTACCGACCAGGACAAGGGCGACAAGGCGGCTCCGATGTCCACGGCTTCGGTGCTCGGCATGACCGTCGGCGAGCTCAACGACCAGACGCGGCAGAAGTTCGGCATCGCGGCCGACGTGTCGGGTGTGGTGATCACCGACGTTGCCAAGGATTCGGCCGCCGCCGAGCGTGGCATCCAGCCCGGCGAGGTGATCACCGAGATCGCGCAGGAATCGGTCGGCACGCCGAAGGACGTCATGGACCGGATCGGTGCGCTAAAGGAGCAGGGCCGCAAGAACGCGCTGCTGATGCTGGCTTCGAAGACGGGCGAGTTGCGTTTCGTGACGATCCGGATGGACTGA
- a CDS encoding GNAT family N-acetyltransferase, whose protein sequence is MKPMRTERLILRNWEERDRELFHRINSDDRVMEFFPFRRDRATADAMMDEFRSWIAEDSYGFAAAEIAATGECIGFVGLLETDHVPSLPAGTIEIGWRLAPEYWRKGYVTEAAEAWLAYGFETLGVNEIVSFAVADNHRSTAVMKRLGMSADPASDFDHPDIPDSHPHLKRHVLYRLLRGDWQVRKRAAR, encoded by the coding sequence ATGAAACCCATGCGCACCGAACGTCTCATCCTGCGCAACTGGGAAGAGCGCGACCGCGAACTCTTCCACCGCATCAACTCCGATGACCGCGTCATGGAATTCTTCCCATTCCGCCGCGACCGCGCTACTGCCGACGCCATGATGGATGAGTTCCGATCCTGGATCGCCGAGGACAGCTATGGTTTTGCCGCCGCCGAGATTGCCGCCACCGGCGAGTGCATCGGCTTCGTCGGCCTCCTCGAAACCGATCATGTGCCCTCCCTGCCGGCCGGCACGATCGAGATCGGCTGGCGGCTGGCACCGGAATACTGGCGCAAGGGCTATGTCACCGAGGCGGCGGAGGCCTGGCTCGCCTACGGCTTCGAGACGCTGGGCGTCAACGAGATCGTCTCCTTCGCCGTGGCCGACAATCATCGCTCCACCGCCGTGATGAAACGCCTCGGCATGAGCGCCGACCCGGCCAGCGATTTCGACCATCCCGACATTCCGGACAGCCATCCTCATCTTAAGCGCCATGTCCTCTACAGGCTGTTGCGTGGGGATTGGCAGGTACGAAAAAGGGCGGCTCGCTAG
- the serB gene encoding phosphoserine phosphatase SerB → MSLIATLVSHPEDRRVSASLANMASRAAGASSVHWLAEGIACDLVLPETPDIGVLTADLRAALASEPVDIIVQPSEGRRKKILLADMDSTMIDQECIDELADEIGVKEHVAAITARSMNGEIAFEPALRERVALLKGLDTAVVDRIIANRLTLAAGGRALVRTMRANGAWTALISGGFDVFTSRIAAMLGFQENRANRLIEDGGRFTGTVEEPILGRAAKAEALLDIAARLGLTTADAVAVGDGANDLDMIRLAGIGVALHAKPTVAEQARVRIDHGDLTALLYIQGYKQEEFVQ, encoded by the coding sequence ATGTCGCTGATCGCCACGCTTGTATCCCATCCCGAAGACCGTCGAGTGTCGGCCTCGCTTGCGAATATGGCCTCGCGGGCGGCCGGCGCAAGCTCCGTTCATTGGCTGGCTGAAGGCATCGCCTGCGATCTGGTTTTGCCGGAGACGCCGGACATCGGCGTATTGACGGCCGATCTTCGCGCGGCATTGGCCTCAGAGCCGGTCGATATCATCGTCCAGCCGTCCGAAGGCAGGAGGAAGAAGATCCTGCTTGCCGACATGGATTCGACGATGATCGACCAGGAATGCATCGACGAGCTCGCCGACGAGATCGGCGTCAAGGAGCACGTCGCTGCGATCACCGCGCGATCGATGAATGGCGAGATCGCCTTCGAGCCCGCTTTGCGCGAGCGCGTCGCCTTGCTGAAGGGCCTCGACACGGCGGTGGTCGATCGCATCATCGCCAACCGGCTGACGCTGGCCGCCGGCGGCCGCGCGTTGGTGCGGACCATGCGCGCCAACGGCGCCTGGACGGCGCTGATCTCCGGCGGCTTCGACGTCTTTACCAGCCGCATCGCCGCAATGCTGGGTTTCCAGGAAAACCGCGCCAACCGGCTGATCGAGGACGGCGGCCGATTCACCGGCACAGTGGAAGAGCCGATCCTCGGGCGCGCGGCCAAGGCCGAGGCGCTGCTCGACATTGCGGCAAGGCTTGGCCTGACGACGGCCGACGCGGTTGCCGTCGGCGACGGCGCCAACGACCTCGACATGATCCGCCTCGCCGGCATCGGCGTCGCCTTGCACGCCAAGCCGACGGTAGCCGAGCAGGCCAGAGTCCGCATCGACCATGGCGACCTCACCGCCCTGCTCTATATCCAGGGCTACAAACAGGAAGAGTTTGTGCAATGA
- the miaA gene encoding tRNA (adenosine(37)-N6)-dimethylallyltransferase MiaA, whose protein sequence is MSDIENSGSQAGEGRVKNAILIAGPTASGKSALALDLAERKGGVIVNTDSMQGYSVLDVLTARPSAAEMARVPHFLYGHVHPSTAYSTGAWLRDVTGLIAEGVLSGRPVVFVGGTGLYFRALAEGISDMPDIPPSVRERWRYELKEQGAERLHRILMREDSAVAMQLRPTDGQRIVRALEVLDASGRSILDWQASRGQPLIDRDSARFLVIEPDRGQLVARIEARFDQMLDKGALDEVRQLMALDLAPDLPAMKAIGVRELRSALTGQMSFPEAIERAKAATRQYAKRQATWFRHQLGAGWQRLCPGDGPIIPD, encoded by the coding sequence ATCAGCGACATCGAAAATTCCGGCAGTCAGGCGGGCGAAGGCCGCGTGAAGAACGCGATCCTGATAGCCGGGCCGACAGCCAGCGGCAAGTCGGCGCTGGCGCTCGATCTTGCCGAACGCAAGGGCGGCGTGATCGTCAACACCGACTCCATGCAGGGCTATTCGGTGCTCGACGTGCTGACGGCGCGGCCAAGCGCGGCCGAAATGGCGCGCGTACCGCATTTCCTCTACGGCCATGTGCATCCTTCGACTGCCTACTCCACCGGCGCCTGGCTGCGCGACGTCACCGGGCTGATCGCGGAAGGTGTTTTGTCGGGACGGCCGGTCGTCTTCGTCGGCGGCACGGGGCTCTATTTCCGCGCGCTGGCCGAAGGCATCTCTGACATGCCCGACATTCCGCCATCGGTGCGCGAGCGCTGGCGCTACGAGCTCAAGGAACAAGGAGCCGAGCGGCTGCATCGCATTTTGATGCGCGAGGATTCGGCGGTCGCCATGCAGCTCAGGCCGACCGACGGCCAGCGCATCGTGCGGGCGCTCGAAGTGCTCGATGCGTCGGGGCGGTCGATCCTTGATTGGCAGGCGTCGCGCGGCCAACCGCTTATCGACCGCGACAGCGCGCGCTTCCTGGTGATCGAGCCGGATCGCGGCCAACTGGTGGCGCGCATCGAGGCGCGGTTCGACCAGATGCTCGACAAAGGCGCGCTCGACGAGGTCAGGCAGTTGATGGCGCTTGACCTCGCTCCGGACCTGCCAGCGATGAAAGCGATCGGGGTCCGCGAGCTGCGGTCTGCCTTGACCGGACAAATGAGTTTTCCCGAGGCGATCGAACGCGCCAAGGCCGCAACGCGCCAATATGCCAAGCGTCAGGCGACCTGGTTCAGGCATCAACTTGGCGCTGGTTGGCAGAGGCTTTGCCCAGGCGATGGACCAATCATTCCCGACTGA
- a CDS encoding GGDEF domain-containing protein produces MRFHKAESAFFVFIFVILAAGLVTFHAYGQLQDIATDLDTASRLERIIYLNKLLFVTGALLAAALFFGIFFIYPLIRGQVREEGKLRAMTVSLSARSQTLEQAALTDGLTGMQNRRYFDDALREYLDEFGRIDKPVGLMILDLDHFKQVNDTHGHDVGDEVLRAVATCLRGMTRYHDVVARLGGEEFAVVTPNMDAELLARFAERIRKAIANLSILSGNVRLKVTTSVGLAVWDRNESAEDFYRRADRQLYEAKKQGRNRVCA; encoded by the coding sequence ATGCGTTTTCACAAGGCGGAATCCGCATTCTTCGTTTTTATTTTCGTGATCCTGGCCGCCGGCCTGGTGACCTTCCACGCCTATGGCCAATTGCAGGACATCGCGACCGATCTCGACACCGCGTCGCGTCTCGAAAGAATCATCTATCTCAACAAGTTGCTGTTCGTGACCGGCGCGCTGCTGGCCGCCGCATTGTTCTTCGGAATATTCTTCATCTATCCGCTGATCCGCGGCCAGGTGAGGGAAGAGGGCAAGCTGCGCGCCATGACGGTTTCGCTGAGCGCCCGCTCGCAAACGCTCGAGCAGGCGGCTCTCACCGATGGCCTGACCGGAATGCAGAACCGCCGCTATTTCGACGATGCGCTGCGGGAGTATCTCGATGAGTTCGGCCGCATCGACAAGCCGGTGGGGCTGATGATCCTCGACCTCGATCATTTCAAGCAGGTCAACGACACGCATGGTCACGATGTCGGCGACGAGGTGCTGAGGGCCGTCGCCACATGCCTGAGAGGCATGACGCGCTACCACGACGTGGTGGCGCGGCTTGGCGGCGAGGAATTTGCCGTGGTTACGCCCAACATGGACGCGGAACTGCTTGCCCGCTTCGCCGAGCGCATCCGCAAGGCCATCGCCAACCTGTCGATCCTATCGGGCAACGTGCGGCTGAAGGTCACCACCAGCGTCGGCCTTGCCGTCTGGGACCGCAATGAGAGCGCCGAGGATTTCTATCGCCGCGCGGACCGGCAGCTCTACGAGGCGAAGAAGCAGGGCCGCAACCGCGTCTGCGCCTAA
- a CDS encoding ATP-binding protein, giving the protein MFVEREASVGEPTSQERRDGQQSDKRILGNVVQCDGARATISAYAEDAEGTVTGLWTVGKMISINLGSTRTVGLVYAIGKSDRVWSNEGQNAIEVSIELIGEVRDGAEPGAKPVFDRGITTYPHIGAIAHRIRSRDLQAVYDLAGRHSITIGTLSQDEAIDANIAIDDTLARHFAIVGTTGVGKSTAVSLLLRKSIEARPDLRVLILDPHNEFAASLPEYCVKVDSKTLDLPFWMFRLEEFAEVLFRGRETEPEEVDVLRDLIPAAKNLYRNPSSGSYIRRGSDALTADTPVPYRIADLIKQIDERMGMLESKNDRPTLKSLKTRIESAASDPRYRFMFNSRLIEDTIHETIGNIFRVPNHGRPVTCFEMAGMPSEVVNSVCSVLARLAFDLALWSEGRLRLLLLCEEAHRYMPADPRLGFAPTRHALSRIAKEGRKYGCYLGVVTQRPGELDPTILSQCSTFFAMRLANEQDQAIIRSAIADSSASTLAFLSSMGQREAIAFGEGVATTMRLKFEKLSREFIPGTAKREQTLPAEAGDDVDLAGIVERLRNVPKPQQSIAFAEAVDTGRQAGDPDYRKPSAPRVQPDDDFDLRYGLKPSTFGMRQQND; this is encoded by the coding sequence ATGTTTGTTGAACGCGAAGCCTCCGTAGGGGAGCCGACCTCGCAGGAGCGCCGTGACGGCCAACAAAGCGACAAGCGCATTCTGGGCAATGTCGTGCAGTGCGATGGCGCGCGCGCCACCATCAGCGCTTACGCCGAGGATGCCGAAGGCACGGTCACCGGCCTGTGGACCGTCGGCAAGATGATCTCCATCAACCTTGGCTCGACGCGCACCGTCGGCCTTGTCTATGCGATCGGCAAGTCGGACCGCGTCTGGAGCAACGAAGGCCAGAACGCGATCGAGGTCAGCATCGAATTGATCGGCGAGGTGCGCGACGGTGCCGAACCTGGCGCCAAGCCGGTTTTCGACCGGGGCATCACCACCTATCCGCATATCGGCGCCATAGCCCACCGTATCCGCAGCCGCGACCTGCAGGCCGTCTACGATCTCGCCGGCCGGCACTCCATCACCATCGGTACGCTGTCGCAGGACGAGGCGATCGACGCCAACATTGCCATCGACGACACGCTGGCGCGCCATTTCGCCATTGTCGGCACGACCGGCGTCGGCAAATCAACGGCCGTCTCGCTGCTTTTGCGCAAGTCGATCGAGGCGCGCCCTGACCTGCGCGTGCTGATCCTCGACCCGCACAATGAGTTTGCCGCCTCGCTTCCCGAATATTGCGTGAAGGTCGATTCCAAGACGCTCGACCTGCCGTTCTGGATGTTCAGGCTGGAGGAATTCGCCGAGGTTCTGTTTCGCGGTCGCGAGACCGAGCCGGAGGAAGTCGACGTTCTCCGCGACCTCATCCCGGCCGCCAAGAACCTCTATCGCAACCCCAGTTCGGGCAGCTACATCAGGCGCGGCAGCGACGCGCTGACCGCGGATACGCCGGTGCCTTACCGCATCGCAGATCTCATCAAACAGATCGACGAGCGCATGGGCATGCTTGAGAGCAAGAACGACCGCCCGACCTTGAAGTCGCTGAAGACGCGCATTGAATCGGCGGCCTCCGACCCGCGCTACCGCTTCATGTTCAATTCGCGGCTGATCGAGGACACGATCCACGAGACGATCGGCAACATCTTTCGCGTCCCCAACCATGGCCGTCCGGTAACCTGCTTCGAGATGGCGGGCATGCCGTCCGAGGTTGTCAATTCCGTCTGCTCGGTGCTGGCGCGCCTCGCCTTCGACCTCGCGCTTTGGAGCGAGGGCCGGCTGCGGTTGCTTTTGCTTTGCGAGGAGGCGCATCGCTACATGCCGGCCGATCCGCGCCTCGGCTTCGCCCCGACCAGGCACGCTCTGTCGCGCATCGCCAAGGAAGGCCGCAAATATGGCTGCTACCTCGGGGTCGTCACCCAGCGCCCGGGCGAGCTTGATCCGACCATCCTGTCGCAATGCTCGACCTTCTTCGCCATGCGGCTGGCCAACGAGCAGGACCAGGCGATCATCCGCTCGGCGATCGCGGATTCCTCGGCCTCGACACTGGCCTTCCTGTCCTCGATGGGCCAGCGCGAGGCGATCGCCTTCGGTGAAGGCGTGGCGACGACCATGCGGCTCAAATTCGAGAAACTGTCGCGCGAATTCATCCCGGGAACGGCCAAGCGCGAGCAGACGCTGCCCGCGGAAGCCGGCGACGACGTCGATCTCGCCGGCATCGTCGAGCGGCTGCGCAACGTGCCGAAACCGCAGCAGTCCATAGCCTTCGCCGAGGCGGTCGATACCGGCCGTCAGGCCGGCGATCCCGACTACCGCAAGCCATCGGCGCCGCGCGTGCAGCCGGACGACGACTTCGACCTGCGCTACGGCCTGAAGCCCTCGACCTTCGGCATGCGCCAGCAGAACGATTGA
- a CDS encoding XRE family transcriptional regulator, with amino-acid sequence MADISKDITSTIGKRIRSERDLRGWSLAELAERSVVSKAMLSAMERGKTSPTAALLVRVASAFGMTLSTLIARAETQGGGVSRKDEQPVWRDPATGYVRRHLSPASQMPLELIRVSLPAGAKVSFPAASYAFIKQQIWLIGGRLDFTEGDVLHRLEPGDCLALGAPSDCTFHAPGPEAADYLVALVRG; translated from the coding sequence ATGGCTGATATATCGAAAGACATCACATCCACGATCGGCAAACGGATACGCTCCGAGCGGGACTTGCGGGGATGGTCTCTGGCCGAACTGGCCGAGCGATCGGTTGTCTCCAAGGCGATGCTGAGCGCCATGGAGCGGGGCAAGACAAGTCCGACCGCGGCGCTCCTTGTGCGCGTTGCGTCTGCTTTCGGCATGACGCTGTCGACACTGATCGCCCGCGCCGAAACGCAGGGCGGCGGTGTCTCCCGCAAGGACGAACAGCCGGTCTGGCGGGATCCTGCGACCGGCTATGTCAGGCGGCACTTATCGCCGGCCTCGCAGATGCCGCTCGAACTCATCAGGGTCAGCTTGCCTGCGGGCGCAAAGGTGAGTTTTCCGGCAGCATCCTATGCCTTCATCAAGCAGCAGATTTGGTTGATCGGCGGTCGCCTCGACTTCACCGAAGGCGATGTGCTGCACAGGCTCGAACCCGGCGATTGCCTGGCGCTAGGCGCCCCGTCGGACTGCACGTTCCATGCTCCCGGACCGGAAGCCGCCGACTATCTGGTGGCGCTGGTCAGGGGCTGA
- a CDS encoding GNAT family N-acetyltransferase gives MNSPEIRVLGDDAATCAMLADLLIETVAAGGSVSFMHPLSLDAAREFWCKSLAAAKRAERAVLGAWDGETLVGTVTLILDCPPNQPHRAEIAKLMIRLDHRGKGTATRLMRAAEKLAVENGRTLLVLDTASEEGAAGLYEKLGFTLTGEIPDYALKPHGGLTGTLIYWKRIGRD, from the coding sequence ATGAATTCCCCTGAAATCAGGGTGTTGGGCGATGATGCAGCGACCTGCGCGATGCTGGCCGATCTGTTGATCGAGACAGTCGCTGCCGGCGGATCGGTAAGCTTCATGCATCCCTTGTCGCTGGATGCAGCTCGGGAGTTCTGGTGCAAGTCGCTGGCTGCCGCCAAACGGGCAGAAAGGGCGGTGCTGGGCGCATGGGATGGCGAGACGCTTGTCGGCACCGTCACGCTCATTCTCGATTGTCCGCCCAACCAGCCGCACCGTGCCGAGATCGCCAAACTGATGATCCGGCTCGACCATCGCGGCAAAGGCACCGCGACCCGCCTGATGCGGGCCGCCGAGAAACTGGCCGTTGAGAATGGACGCACTCTGCTGGTGCTGGACACCGCAAGCGAGGAGGGCGCGGCCGGCCTCTACGAGAAACTCGGCTTCACGCTGACCGGCGAGATTCCGGACTATGCGCTGAAGCCGCACGGCGGGCTAACCGGCACGCTGATCTACTGGAAGCGGATTGGGCGAGATTGA
- a CDS encoding NAD(P)/FAD-dependent oxidoreductase — MLERTPTTKAQALLDKFGKALEAGDIDAAVNCFQEDCYWRDLVTFTWNLKTMEGRDQIRDMLQATLANTKPTGWTVAKGEEATEDGGITTAWITFETDVARGFGLVRFKGELIWTLLTTIAELKGHEEKAGFTRPLGAKHGHGKGRKTWREERDDEIAELGHSRQPYVVIIGGGQGGIALGARLKQLGVPAVIVEKNERPGDSWRKRYKSLCLHDPVWYDHLPYIDFPKNWPVFAPKDKIGDWLEMYTKVMELNYWSSTAAKSATYDEKAKEWTVVLERDGKEIVLKPKQLVLATGMSGKANWPKYKGQDIFKGEQQHSSTHPGPDKYRGKKVVVIGSNNSAHDICAALWEAGADVTMVQRSSTHIVKSDTLMDIGLGALYSEQAVENGMTTRKADMIFASLPYRILHEFQIPLYQQMKERDAKFYEDLEKAGFMLDWGDDDSGLFMKYLRRGSGYYIDVGACDLVIDGSIKLKSGPGAAVQELTETGVTFVDGTELPADLVIYATGYGSMNGWAADLISQEVADKVGKVWGLGSNTTKDPGPWEGEQRNMWKPTQQEALWFHGGNLHQSRHYSQYLSLQLKARQVGLPTPVYGLQQVYHKA; from the coding sequence ATGCTCGAGAGGACACCCACCACCAAGGCGCAGGCGCTACTCGACAAATTCGGCAAGGCGCTCGAAGCCGGTGACATCGATGCCGCCGTCAACTGCTTCCAGGAAGACTGCTACTGGCGCGACCTCGTTACATTCACCTGGAACCTGAAAACCATGGAGGGCCGCGACCAGATCCGTGACATGCTGCAGGCGACGCTGGCCAACACCAAACCGACCGGCTGGACAGTGGCCAAGGGCGAGGAAGCGACAGAGGATGGTGGCATCACCACCGCCTGGATCACTTTTGAAACCGACGTGGCGCGCGGCTTTGGTCTTGTTCGGTTCAAGGGCGAGCTGATCTGGACGCTGCTGACCACCATTGCGGAGCTGAAGGGCCATGAAGAGAAGGCAGGCTTCACCCGTCCGCTCGGCGCCAAGCACGGCCACGGCAAGGGCCGCAAGACATGGCGCGAAGAGCGCGACGACGAGATCGCCGAACTCGGCCACTCCCGGCAGCCTTATGTCGTCATCATCGGCGGCGGCCAGGGCGGAATTGCCCTCGGCGCCAGGTTGAAGCAGCTCGGCGTGCCGGCCGTCATCGTGGAGAAGAACGAACGTCCCGGCGATTCCTGGCGCAAGCGCTACAAGTCCCTCTGCCTGCACGACCCGGTCTGGTACGATCACCTGCCCTATATCGACTTTCCGAAGAACTGGCCGGTGTTTGCGCCGAAGGACAAGATCGGCGACTGGCTGGAGATGTACACCAAGGTGATGGAGCTGAACTACTGGAGCTCCACCGCCGCGAAATCCGCCACATACGACGAGAAGGCCAAGGAGTGGACCGTCGTCCTCGAACGCGACGGCAAGGAAATCGTGCTCAAACCGAAGCAGCTCGTGCTGGCGACCGGCATGTCCGGCAAGGCGAACTGGCCGAAATACAAGGGCCAGGACATCTTCAAGGGCGAGCAGCAGCATTCCTCGACCCATCCCGGTCCGGACAAATATCGCGGCAAGAAGGTTGTCGTCATCGGCTCCAACAATTCGGCCCACGACATCTGCGCGGCGCTGTGGGAGGCAGGCGCCGACGTGACCATGGTGCAACGTTCGTCCACGCATATCGTCAAGTCCGACACGCTGATGGATATCGGCCTCGGCGCCCTCTATTCGGAGCAGGCGGTCGAGAACGGCATGACGACGCGCAAGGCGGACATGATCTTCGCCTCTCTGCCATACCGCATCCTGCATGAGTTCCAGATTCCGCTTTACCAGCAGATGAAGGAGCGCGACGCGAAATTCTACGAGGATCTGGAAAAGGCGGGGTTCATGCTCGACTGGGGCGATGACGACTCGGGTCTGTTCATGAAGTATCTGCGCCGCGGCTCCGGCTACTACATCGACGTCGGCGCCTGCGACCTTGTCATCGACGGCTCGATCAAGCTCAAGAGCGGTCCCGGCGCCGCCGTCCAGGAGCTTACCGAGACCGGAGTGACGTTCGTCGACGGCACCGAGCTGCCGGCCGACCTGGTGATCTACGCCACCGGCTACGGCTCGATGAACGGATGGGCCGCCGACCTCATCTCACAGGAAGTGGCGGACAAGGTCGGCAAGGTCTGGGGCCTCGGCTCCAACACCACAAAGGATCCCGGCCCGTGGGAAGGCGAGCAGCGCAATATGTGGAAGCCGACCCAGCAGGAAGCGCTATGGTTTCACGGCGGCAACCTGCACCAGTCGCGCCACTATTCTCAGTATCTGTCGCTGCAGTTGAAAGCCAGGCAGGTCGGTTTGCCCACTCCGGTCTATGGGCTGCAGCAGGTGTATCACAAGGCTTGA